The sequence below is a genomic window from Melospiza georgiana isolate bMelGeo1 chromosome 6, bMelGeo1.pri, whole genome shotgun sequence.
CAAGGGTAGGCGAGGATGTGCCCCTCTGCTGTGTGCTTGTCTCGACGTAATTTTTCTCACTTGACTTTGTGTTGGTGGCTGGTGTGGAGTTGTGTCACTGCTGGGATTTCACTGAGATGGTCGAGgtttgcttacctgaagtgtgTGCTGGAAGGGCATCAGCCCCCCAGTTCACTCGGTTGAACTGGGCAAGGACATAAATGATGGCATTTTTCTCGGCTTGTGCACAAAAGTAGGAGCTCTGCAGTGTATTATCTGCTGCCTTTTGTATTCAGCACAAGTAATGAGGCTTGGATGGCATACATTAGCACCCTGTAACAGAGCACTTGACGGCTGGCAGTTGTTTGACTTGTATGTTTTGGCTAAATCTTCACATTAAAagatttgctgctttttttttttttttttttttttttgtccgGTTCCCCTACGAATTGTGGGTGAATTTCAATTCTCAGTGAATTCCGGAGCTGAGCACACCCAGGACTGTTCGGGCAGCCCGGGCTGGCACCACGCTTGTGCTTGGAGGTGTGAGGAGCTCTTTTCAAAGGCGAGGCAGGTTTGGCTGGGGCTGACCTGCTCGTCTCCTGCTCTCCGCTTTATGATGCGTGCAGAGTGTCCTCCCTGTGTCAGAGGGATTGTTAGAGCAGAGTTATCAATTCGAGGGAGTTTAAAACTTGGTACTTGTTTTTATCATACTGCTTCAACAATTTGGGTGAAAACTAAGCCATAACTTGTGAAAGATGGAAAATAACAGCTaattattttttgggggggaggagggaagggagttGTTTGCTCTAAGTGAGCTGGCTGGATGAAGCTCTTAAAAAGCTCTCAGAAGGAGTAGCtgcacacagctgggacagagggggaGCTTAATCCTTTGCAGCATGTCTCCACAAACCACTGGTCCATGCAAGGAGCAGCTATTGAAGGAGAGAcatctgctctgccctgtgctgctcccctgcaAGCCTGCCCTGCTGGAGTGGCCAGAACAGGCTGGGGCTCCTCCTGAGCTGCCTTTTGTTGGGCCCCCCAAGAGCTGATCTCAAAGAAGCCTCCAGAATTCAGAGGGGTTAATGGTTTAATAACTGCTGCAAGGGCTAATTGTATGGAGCAGGCAAGCAGCCCGGCTCAGAAAGATCCAACCGAGTCTGAGACTGCCTCAGCTGGTGACCAATTTATATTTATTGTCCCTCAGCTTCCTGACTTCCCCACGGAGGTAGATGGTTCTTATTCTTGTGGGTAGCTCCTGGAGATGTCCAGTTTTGGCCTGTTTTCAGCCTAGCAgttctttgtgtgttttttttttcccagcctccCAGGTGTTAAAAGGAAAGTTATTATTTTCCATGCTGAAGATAaagctccctggctgcctgcagtCGTGCTGCCTTTgcggctggaggagctgcatcTCCTGGGATTTGCTGTTATTGAGTGCAGGGGAAGTAGCTGGCACTGCCTCTTGCCCTCAGTGTGTGCTTCCTATTGGAAGCAAGGATTAGTTTTTTCCACAGAGAGCTTGGCCAGTGCTTGGCAGCTGCCTCCAGGGCTCTAGCTCTGAGGATGCCAGGTGAAACGTGGGGACAGGGAGTTCCTGCAGTGTGAAATATTGAGCTACTGCCTTGGAGCTGCTCGCAGGAGAGCTCAGCCTTACTACAGAGGAGGTGCTTGGTCAGGgcagggtgctccagcctggctaTAAACCAGCCAgatgggaggaggagaaatgtGGCTCGGTGCAgctttgctctctgcagcttctgcaTTCAGGGGAAGCGCTTCAGCAAGGTGTCAAACTCTGCTTAAGGAGATAGCCAGGTCACTGCTGTTCACACACTCTCTAATCCAGCCTCTTCCTAAAGCTAAGCAGCTCTTAAGCCCTGACTAATCTTCTTTGAAGTGTGAACCTGTGCCATTATCCTGCAGCAAGCTCTGGGCCGCTATCTCCTGCTTTCACTGAGTGTGAAGGTCTAGGTTAGCTTGCATCTGCCTGTCGTGGATTTCCTGAGCAAATAACTCTCCAATATGGGTTTTTGCCCTATAGAAATGTAGGATTATTACCAGCAGGGCTTTTCAGAAACAATATGAAGCTGTTCTGAATGAACCCAGGAACTCTTACCAGGCTGGTATTGTGCCCATGTTATCTACCCTCCAGAAGGAGGAAAGCTTCTAGTAAATATGGAGTAACCTTGTTGAGATATGAGCATTTTGGTGGTTCTGCTAACCACATCCTGAATATCGTGGGCTATTGGAGAGCCTAGAGCTAGAAAGCTACAAACTATCTGTCCAgatgtgtatatacatatgtataatGTATATGACTGCAGGAGAAGTGCTTTTCAAGTGCAGCTGGAGTTCTGTTTGTGTTTAAGCACTGCTGAAAGCATTTGTGCCACCTAAATGCTCCTGAGTTCTTCAGAAGCTGTATTTAAAGCCAAACTATCTTTTACATAGAGAAAACCCAACTTCTTGATGTTTCAATAAGCCTGCTCTTAACAGGCACTTGCTGAAGGGGTGTTGAGGTGAACATGATTTATATTCATCTGCATGGTGAGGCAGATGCATGGAGTTAGGCACTAACAATTTAACTTGCATAATGCATTCTTAGTGCTTTTTAATTACAAAAGTGCATCAAGAATTAGCCTGGGAAAAGAGCTAAATATTGTCGGttttcagctattttttttttagggaggGGATATAGAAAATAGATGGGTAGCCACCCATCCTTCAGAGATGCTAAAAATAAAGGGGAAGGTGTCTGGGTTGGTGAAGAGTTTTTGGTGGCTTCTGCTTGTCCCCGAGCACCTGGTGCGTGTGTGTGGCCTGTGATGGGGAATTATTCCAGCAGCTCAAACTGCTGGGATGAGGCTTCAGGGAGCATGGAAAAAGTGACTCAGTGTGCCCTGAAGGCTCAGCCAGATGCTGGAGCCTGCAGTGGTTAattctgagctctgctgctgcactctGTGGGTACAAATGTGAGTGATACTTCTGAATGTGCAGTCTGGGTGGGGAAATGAGGAGTGTGGATAAATTTAGGGATTTATCCTGGTGCCCATGAGCAGTGGCACTGCACAGAGTGACCATTGCTGTTCTATGGAAGGCTGAGGGTGGGTGGTTCTGACAACCCCAACCTCTTTCCTTATTGATATTTGTTATTCCTGCAGCCCAAAGGGACAAGCAGTTCACTTGGGAATGATAAAATCTCACCTCATTccacaccctgccatggcacaaACACCTTCctctatcccaggctgctccaagcccatccaacctggccttggacacttccagggatccaggggcagccacagcttctctgggcaacctgtatgagggcctcatcaccctcagtcaataaattattcctaatatctaatctaaacctaggtgaaaagccattcctccttgcTCTGTCTCTCCATGCCCTTGTCcaaagcccctctccagctctcctggaactACTTTAGGCACTGGAGGATGCTCCAGTGTgcccctggagccttctcttctccaccTTCCAACTCTCCCAGCCTGTaacagaggtgctccagccctgtgatcTACTTGGTGGCTCTTCTTTGGATTCATCCTAAGTCTTTCTCACGTTGGGGGCCCCAGAACTGGAGTATCACATGAGGGAAGGAACTTGAAGCTGCTGGTGCCTGGAGACCCTTGCATGGGGCTTGTCTGTGCCCTTGAGCAGCTGCCAGGTCTGCTGTGACAGAGATGTTTGTGTCATGGCACCGAGTGGGGCTTGAATGGGATGGTTCTTTGCTCTGGGATGGTGGCATTGGAGAAgcaaggccagggctggggcacatgcccaggaaggtggctgggagctggagctgtgtgcctggaggcagcagagcttgcCAAGGGCAGGCTGTCAGCTGGCTGCATCCCTGCTGGCCTCAGGTTCAGTGCTCTCTTGGAAACCCTGGGTGATTGTGGACATGAGGCTTTCTGGAAGTGCCTCCATGGTGCAGTGCAGCGTGGGCACTGTGCtagtgctgcagtgctgctctctgggctggAGCTTCCTCTGTGGGGCCAGGGAGCTCAGCCAGGACCTGATGGAGCCCTAAAGCCTCTTGGGGTGGCTctggtgctgtgctgtcccccaCAGACCCATCTTGTTCTCTGTGCAGGTTCCTTGGCCTCCTCCTGTGCCAGTGCACAGAACAGGGCTGGTCAGGACAAGCCTGAGACTTCATGGCCCTGACAAGCATCATTTTTGGAGTTGGTTCAGGACCAACATGTTGATCCAAACCATTCCTTGCAGGTCTGATGCTTGCTGGGTAGAGCATAGCACTCTTACTAGGGAGGAACtgggtgggagctgggcaggctctTGGGGCTTCAGATCCTTGAAGCTCCCAGGTCCTGGGCTTCAGATCAACATTTGGTTTTGTCTGGCACCTTCAGGTAGGGTAGGCTGAGAAGAGTAAAACAGATGGGGGAATTCATTGCTTGGAATGTGTGGTGGGGGTCTTCTCACAGCTGGCCATAGTTTTGGTCTCCCATGGTTTAAGGCCCTGGGTGTGTGGTTGGTTATGGGTTGTGTAATCTTggttcctttttctccttctagGTCTCTGGATTTGTTAGCCTTGCAGGCTTCTGGCCACGTCTCCTCTCAGCCATGAGGGGATCAGAAGGATTTAATCTCTGTGTGCTCACCTGCAGCATCCTGCTCTTGTCCTCCAGCCTGCCATGCCTGGCCCAGcctctggaggaggaggaggatgtcaCAAAGGTCCAGCATGGcccctgggcagggaatgggctGCAAGATGAAAGGACAGCCATGGTGGGCTTGAAAAACAACCTGGGCCCTTCTGAGCAGACAACTTCTGAGGAGCCCTGTGCAGTGTCAGCACAGCCATCTGGGACACCCTTGGGTGgaggtgtcactgcaggaggagcagccctcCCTGAgggtgtcactgcaggaggagcagccctcCCTGAgggtgtcactgcaggaggagcagccctcCCTGAgggtgtcactgcaggaggagcagccctcCCTGAgggtgtcactgcaggaggagcagccctcCCTGAaggtgtcactgcaggaggagcagccctccctgccagccccagccatgctgtacCCCACAGCCAGGGCCTGCAGGGTCCCCCctctgctgggacactgctTGCTGGCCATGAGGAGgagctggctcccactgagccTCAGCTGCGTGAGGATGAAGCCCTCAGGGCCATGCTGACCACAGCTGTGACCACGCTGAGCCCTCCAGGCCAGGAGGAGTCTGGTGGCCCCGTTGGTGAGGCCACAACCGAGGCTGGGGTGGCAgtggagcccagctctgctggccccTCAGCAAATCCCCTTGCTGGGAccactgaggaggaggaggaagcagagagcagctcccacccctcagctgtgccccagcccacactgagccccagctctcccagctgggaagcagcagcaagtgACCTCCCTGTCATCATCCCgagtccccaggctgcaggtgtCACCTCTGGGCTGGGAATGCTGAGAGCCCACACAGGGAGCCCCCTGAAAGCCCTGGCTCCACCAACATCTGTGGCTGCCAAACCTCCCATTGTGCCAACTGAGGCCTTCCTTCAGCCAGAAGCTGGGACAGGTGTCACCCAACAGGAGCCGCCCTCTatggctggcactgccaccatcCCCCCCATGGACACTGTGCCACCTGACTgggatgacaccaagctgggggACATCACTCAAGGGAGAAGCACATCTCATGAGGAGCTGGAGACAACAGAACCATCCCAGACCAGCCAGGGAGGtgtgggggaggaagaggatgcCACCAGAGCGGTGccctccccagtgtcccctcctgcaGCGCCTGAGCTTGCCAAGGAGAGCAACTGTACAGAGCCAGTGCAAggggaggagctgccagcaccttccccaggcagcagcagctctgcttcccaccCTGGGAGCCTGTCAGAGGCAGGCACAGCTGATCTTGGCTCGCTGGAAAACATCAGCGCAGtcacagcagaggaggagaagagcGTCCCTCCGTCAcagccagaggctgctgtgctgacaGATACCCAGCCTGAGCTCTCTCCTACTCTGCAGAGTTCATGGAAAGGTAAAACTTGCTTTTACAGACACTTGCCTCTCATTTCTGGGATTTCAagtgagctgtgccagcagcctgtGAGCCACTGCTGCCTTAAATGCCTTTCCAAGGGTGCTCAGAGAGCAAACAAACTCCTGGGGCTGTCTCCTCACCCCatggtggagctggggctgcccagtgCTTGTCCCCACTCTCACCTGCAGGCAGAACTCCTCCTGGACAGCCCGAAGGTGTCACCTTGCCCTGCACATACCCCCAGAGATGCCACCTTCAGCCTCATGACAGCATTCCTACTTGGTGtttaaaatataaaggaaatgctaaaaaaaagGCAGGTCAGGTGTTGGGCATGTTTCGAGGTTGATGAGGACTTGTTAATTGCTGGGCATCTTTATTCTGCCCTCTTTGCCTGCAGATGTGAAAGGATGATTTCCCTTCACTGCATCCACAAGACCTATTTTTTGCAGTGAAAGAAAGGAAGCTAATTGCAGGCTGGTGCTGCAACCTGACTGATTAATTTCTAGATTAATTTTTAAGCACTTGACTTGTCAGcaggctgcctctctgctgtttCCCAGATGTTGGGGAAACAACACTGTCTATTAAGGCTTGTGCCACAAAAATCAACCCTTGTGCGTGGCTGAGGCTTCAGTgggacaggccctgctgctggccctgtggTTCTGGAATTAATTCCTGGAGTTCTGTTCTTTCATACTGCTTCAGatgtgtgctctgctgctgtcagctgtCCTGTGAGCCTGCCCTGACATGTGTTCTTGCTGTAGGTGCTGCTGaggaggtgacagcagctgcccaggaggctgctgtgccagctgtgccagaggtGCCAGGTGCCAcccagggagcaggggctgccagctTCCCTCAGGAGAACAGTGGGGAGGACACCCAGATGCTgacagctcccagtgccacccaggtGCTGCTGACAACTGGGGCTTCCTCCACAGGGAGCCCTGTGGATGCAGAAGGTAGGATTCTGCTTcaggggcacagggtggggtGGTACCTCTGGAACCAGTGTCACACTCCAGTCTCAATGCAACATCCTTGTTTAAGTGACTTTTTTATGCTAAAGTTCTGGCCTCCCCTCTAAACCTGGGCCACCACTGCTTTCTGCCCATGCCATGAGATCCACCACACTGGAATCTGCCAGCATGTGGATTTTTTTGCCCCAAATAAGTGGAGTAGAAGTTTAAAAAATGCCCCAAACCAAACAAGCCCCCTGTCTATCCTTGCTAGCAAGCTGCCTTTGGCTTTAGACACttgaacaatttttttatttatggaaacaattttttttatttatggaGGGAGAGTTTTTACTTCTGGAACCCAAGGCAGCCACAGATTGCTGGTGCTCAGTCCAAAGGATGGAAATGTTTCACCAGGGTTCCATGGGAGTCAGTGGTGAGGGAAAGAccctcctgcaggagcctggcAAGCCCTTGGGTGTGGAAGGCTGCAGTGATATTCACTGAGAAATGGGGGATTGTTCTCAGGCTGCTGTAGCTCACACAGAAATGCTCCAAGCAGTCCTGTTCCTgtagctgctgcctgctggttTGGTGTCACCTTGGCAGGTGGATGTTGGAGCCTGTTTTCCTGACAGGAGTGTAGCAAGGGCTCCCTCAGCACCAGGCTGGCTTTGAGCTGGAGTTTCTGTAGTACTGGGGACCATTGTagtgaaaatgctgctgggcagcttttCTGGCTGTCCTTGTGTTGCAGGGcatcagaagaagaaaagctgtATGCATTGTAACTCTGAATTTAGGGTCTGTTTGTAAGGGGGAGAAGGTTCTTCTGGCAGGTTCCGCTAATTGAATTTGCTTCTGGGATTTAATTATAAATTCAACCAATTTTTATCTTTGTAGTGAGCTGCTAGATCTGTCACTTGGCTGATTTCTCAGCTGGTGGCTCGGTGCTCTGATCATGCCAGGGTGTGGTGATGAGTAGCCCTTAAAGCAATGGAATTAAAACCTTTAAGGGTTCCCCCCTCATCAAGGGGACCCTCCATTGCTGGCTGCCCTTGAGGAGAAAGTTTCACTGCAGCATAGTCACATctcaaaggaaacaaaagttTAGTGACTTCCTTTGAGTTAAATTTTCATTAAGGAgtttcttggggtttttatAACATTTTGTTACACTGGTTGCtgtgtggtattttcagggtggtgggaaggaaatgatgaaCGTGACTCcattagaaggctaatttattattttatggtattatATTAAAGGCTATATATAATTCTTTATctataattattaataataattactTAAAGAATTATATATACTCTATAATAAAGAGTATATATAATTGTTTAAGTATATTAAaatatactaaagaatagagcAAGGATACTTACAGGAGgtttaacaagatactaatgaaaaacttgtgactctctagagccttgacacagctggactgtggttggtcattaagtcaaaacaattcacatgttggataaacaatctccaaccacattccaaagcagcaaaacacaggagaagcaaatgagatgttgttttcctttttctctgaggcctctcagcttcccaggagaagggatttttcagaaaatgtgacagtgacagctgcTCTTTCCTGTCTCCTGTAGATCTCACTGATGGGATCCTGGTCACCAGTGAGaaagctctcccagcccctggtGAGATGTCTTCTGCCCCAGCTGGACAGACAGAGGAGCCAGCCAGCAGAACTGTGGTCCTGGTGACCCCAGCATCAGTGTCCCCCTCTGCCAGGAGGacagctgtcccctctgccaggaggaccagcacagctggcacctACGGGCTGGAGCGCCTGGAGTCTGAAGGTACCCctgggccccaggggcaggggggctcctgtggggtgccagccctgccctgacagCCCCAGTCTGTCTGTTTGTCTGTGTGCACGTCTCACTGTTCCCAATAAAGGTGTTGGACAGCCTGTGCTCTCCCAGGAGGCATGGGAAGCAAGCAGTGAGCAGTGTCCTGGAGGATGTGTGAAATTCCAGTGCCTCTGGTGGATGGGGTGGGTTTTtcctggctggggagcagcagtggtGTTGCTGTTGCAGCAGGGTCTGGCTCTGCACACCTGTAATGCACCCACCAAGGGGTGCTGAGGCAAAGCAGATCCTGGGCTGCAGTCCTGATCTGCCTTCTGTTCACCTCACCCACAGTTTTCCTGCAGAGGAACTGTTCCTTGCTCCTTTTCCTACTTCTGCTTGCTCATCCATCCAGTTCTGTGCTCCAGTCTCTGGCCTGATAGCACCTGGCAGGAATTAATCTCCCTGCCTGTTTTTGCTCCCCTTCCTTTATCTTGACCTTCTCTTGCCTTAGTGTTTTACTGCAAAGGTTGGCAGCTCTccaggggtggcactgccagatGGTTTTTCTCCTCTGAGTAGAGGTGGGGTGCTCCAGACAACAGCTCATCAGCATCTTTTCTCTGCAGGAAGCAATAACTTGCTCTCCTGTGGAGTTTAGAGGGCAGCAGAAGCTGGGAGCCTTCCCCGCTGCATGTTCCTGGCTTGCTGCTGGCTTTGAAGccttccctgagctctctggggctccagctgcagcattttGCCCTTGCCAGGATGAATTTTGGATGTCTCTGGCAAGGCAGGGATGTGGTGCTGATGGGAGAgtggcagcaggggagggaaaggTCGTGTGTGTAGGGAAAAGCTGATCCTTCAGGCTGGGAAACAAGGTCTGTGCTTAGCAAGAGCAGTGTGATTCAGGAGGCTAAAGTGTTTTATAGCCCTCTGGGATCTCCTTTAGAAGCCTGGGTTTCTGCATGGGAAGATAAGAGGGATTTCAGTTTCAGCTGAGCATTGGTCTCTCAGTTTAATGAGACCTGcacagacatttaaaaaaaatctttctgctccAATACAGGACTGATGCAACTTTCTTGGATTCCTTCTGCACTcttttctctgctctgggctcctctAAAGGCAGATGTGGGCTGTAGCTGAGGGCTCAAGTGGAAATCTGGGTTTCTTGGCTCTGTTCTCCAAGGGACATGGGGCTCTTTGTGCATTTGACAACTGGCACAGCTCTTGTGGTGTGAATCTCTTCTGCTCAGCCCAGACCTCTGTGCAGGGAGCCAGGAGGTTCCCTGGTGCTGGGGATGATGAATCCACATCTTGTAAAATGGGACAATTACAATTATCATTTGGGGAAAGGCTTTCtgcctggggatgctgctgccccagTTAAGCACAAAGGAACATTTTTGAGCCACAACTCTGCTCTCTCAACATCTTTTTTTGCTTAAAGGCAGTTGGGGGTATCACATCCTCATGGTGGAGTGGCATTTAGGAGCTTAGCTCCCAAAATTACAGTTCCTGCTGTTTACTCTCAGAATATCTTGATGCTGCCAGATCCAGGATGTTTGGGGGTGCTTTCCTTTAAAGCTCCATGGAGCTCcagcccaggacacccaggTTTTTGGGGGATGCTGTTGCAGGCACATGATTGGGTCCCCAATGAGGTATCTTGGCCCTCTGGGGAGGGGCTCACTGTTGGAAGAAGTGCCAGGAGCTGAgtgagctctgctgccctgcctcaCTGAAGGGCTGGCTCATCATTAAATACCAAcccctgctgctcagctccctcTGTTTCTTGGGGACCATCTGTGCCAAACTGCCTGTGGTTAATTGCATCTCTGCGTTCACCTGCCTGGCTTGGATgcaaaagtgttttaaaaatcaaattgcacgggtaaaatgaaaatatgtctaGATGAGCTTATCCTCCTCTCTGGTGGACTCTGGAGGGATGAGCTGGGGAACAAATTTCCTCCTGCCTTGACTCCTTGGTGAGCTTGGTTCTGCTTTGCCCTTCCTAGTCAGAGAAATCCTATAAAGGGATTATAGGATATGgggacaggacacagcagaGGATAAGGCTTGCTTGTCTGGGGGAATTGATTATGTATTTTTGTCTCTGTGCCTAGAATTTGTATGTCTCTCTAGCAAGCTGAGCACTGCAGCTTTCTCTGTAGGGTACAAAGAGCTACTGGTGTTGGGGTGGTGAGGTCTgcaggacgaggtgagagatgagattctgactccatgttctcagaaggctgatttattattttaggatATTAGATTATATTAAtgaatgctatactaaaactatgctaaagaaaaagatacagaaggcttaacaagaatggTGATGAAAACTTGTGATTGACTCCTTAGTCtaacacagctgatggtgattggtcattaagtaaaaacaatttacatgaaaccaatcaaacatgctcctgttggtaaacaatctccaaccacattccaaagcagcaaaacacaggagaagcaatcagataattgctgttttcatttctctctgaggcttctcgtcttcccaggagaagaaatcctggcaaagggattttccagaaaatatgacagtgacactaCTGGCTCAGCTGGCTTAGGACCACTGTGGGAGCCTCCCAACATCCTTCAAAAAGTGACTTTTTGGAAAGAAACCACATTGCTTTTCAGCTTGGTTCCTGTGCTGTAGCATCTGCCATGCTGTTGGCAGAGGCGTCTGcacatccccagcctggcagccttTGGCAGGTGGCACTTTCTGAGGTGGCAGAATGTGTGCCATGCTCCATCTTCTGCAAAATCTGTGCAGCTTCCAGCTGGAACCTGCTGGATAGAGCTCACCAGACTCTGGTCCTGCCACTGTGGGTGAGGCTGAGTGTGTATCTAACCCTGCAGGCTCAAGGTTTGCTTCTCTTGACTCTCTGTTCCcaatccctgccatggcagggacaccttccactaccccaggctgctccaagccccatctaacctggcctggaacgcttccagggatccaggggcagccccagctgctctgggcacctgtgccaggatctcccaccctcccagggaacaattccctctgctgccttgctgggagtgagctgctcacacagctcaggggtcaggagagctgtgcaggctgtggagggtgctcagagctctgattaaagcaggagctgctgtgtggtGTCAGGAGggccagcagctctgaaaatggCAACTTAAAATCAgttgctgcagaggaggaggctTTAACCAAGTAGCTCTTGAGCGTGGAGTGTTCCCAATTAATTAGGATGGCTCTCAGCTGGCAGAATTTGGAGTTTCATGTGCATTTGCAGCCTGCTTTGAGCTGTTTTGTGTACCACAGAACAGCTGAGGTTGGAAAAAAACCTTCAGGACTGAGTCCAACTTTTGACCAAACACCTCTGTGTCAACCAGACTACATCCAGTCTTGtcttaaacacctccagccatggtgactccaccacctccctgagcagccccttccaatgtTTAATCACCTTTTCTGTGTAGAAATTCCTCCTGAATACTTCACAACTTATAGCCATTTAACCATTTACATAAATTTATAAAAGATGTTTCAACTTTCAACtccccatttttcttttcatctgtgGCACAGTAcaaggaactttttttttttttttctttttttggatgTGAAGGGTATTTTTCCCAGGAATTAAGGCTGTGAAGGGGATTGTTATTTGGACCTTGACTGTATGGGTTAAGATCTGCCTCATTAAATCTCTACAACCCtgttaaaaatttaaattaggaTGCAGAGGTGTAAATAAAACAGGCACTTAACCCAGCATGGTTAACTAGCCTGATATTATAGTTCCTCACCAGCTCTTTGGCTATCAATTAAACTGGCAAGGAGCAGAAGGCTTAAAGCACGTGCAGAATGAATTATTAAATGGTTTTGGTCCACACTTTCCTCTTGCATCTTGTTTATTGCTCCCACTGAAATgggagctgctctctgttgaccTCTATCATCTTCTCAGCAGGTGCTGGCTCATCGCTCCTTTTCCTTTGTAgcaaaaaatgatgaaaaagtGACAATTTTTTGTATCAaacccacctttttttttttttttttttccccttctctctcttctgGAAGTGTTTGATGCATCCACAGTTTTTCTGTACAGCCTCAGCCTCACTCCACTCATGGgcaagaattccttcctaatctccaatctaaccctgccctctgtcaggtTGGAGCCATCCCTCTTACCCTGTCATGCATTGATCCaaattccctctccagctctctgggACCCtttttaggcactggaagggtcCCTAAAGTTTCtctggagccttcccttcttCAGGCTCTCTGTTCTTTGTGGTGTTCTGCCACTCTTCTGCCTCCAGCAGATATTTCTTAGTCTGACCCACCTTGATCCTGTTCTTTTGTGTGaattatgtgattttttttggggtgaattttgaaCTGTATGTGAGTTTTGAACTGTATTAGATGTTTCTAATACAGTTTTAGATGTTTAGATTtgcccccccccaaaaaatgaGAGTTCACTTAAATATCCCTTCAATGCTGTAGCTTATCTCCAAGCTTGGACAAAAATAACAGATAAACCCCCACAGCTGCTATTATTGCAGTGTAATTGGGCTGTGTGAGTGAAAGTTTTTAATgagtttctgtttgttttaatcTGAGGATTAAGCAGTTTGCCCTCCTGGCCCCAGGGATGTGGGTGCAAA
It includes:
- the ARMH4 gene encoding armadillo-like helical domain-containing protein 4 encodes the protein MRGSEGFNLCVLTCSILLLSSSLPCLAQPLEEEEDVTKVQHGPWAGNGLQDERTAMVGLKNNLGPSEQTTSEEPCAVSAQPSGTPLGGGVTAGGAALPEGVTAGGAALPEGVTAGGAALPEGVTAGGAALPEGVTAGGAALPEGVTAGGAALPASPSHAVPHSQGLQGPPSAGTLLAGHEEELAPTEPQLREDEALRAMLTTAVTTLSPPGQEESGGPVGEATTEAGVAVEPSSAGPSANPLAGTTEEEEEAESSSHPSAVPQPTLSPSSPSWEAAASDLPVIIPSPQAAGVTSGLGMLRAHTGSPLKALAPPTSVAAKPPIVPTEAFLQPEAGTGVTQQEPPSMAGTATIPPMDTVPPDWDDTKLGDITQGRSTSHEELETTEPSQTSQGGVGEEEDATRAVPSPVSPPAAPELAKESNCTEPVQGEELPAPSPGSSSSASHPGSLSEAGTADLGSLENISAVTAEEEKSVPPSQPEAAVLTDTQPELSPTLQSSWKGAAEEVTAAAQEAAVPAVPEVPGATQGAGAASFPQENSGEDTQMLTAPSATQVLLTTGASSTGSPVDAEDLTDGILVTSEKALPAPGEMSSAPAGQTEEPASRTVVLVTPASVSPSARRTAVPSARRTSTAGTYGLERLESEEGEEEEEDEEEEEEEEEEEEEEDEEDKDLDLMDESMEGDTDLPGFTIPGETSQEPLAGLENPVAQLAGVSYQVPDTIEWEQQNQGLVRSWMEKLKDKAGYMSGMLVPVGVGIAGALFILGALYSIKMMNRRRRNGSKRHKRKQREFNSMQDRVMLLADSSEDEF